From Paenibacillus graminis, a single genomic window includes:
- a CDS encoding carbohydrate ABC transporter permease has translation MALRMKHIEKGLMIALLIIGGLLMMVPFIWMIGSSFKPENEFTVIPPTLFPSHPTFSNYRDLFLKMDFLIYLKNTLIIVLCSFVGLFLNAMAGYAFAKFDFPGKNKFFYIILATMMIPGQVTMIPTYLIINQLHLVNTMAGIVLPGLVGAFAIFLFRQFMTTIPIDLLEAARLDGAGELRIFFQLMVPIVKPVFAVQGILTFIGAWNSFLWPLIIANDERLYTLSVGLSLLKGQYGTEFGLQMAGAAFMVVPIIIIFIFFQKHIIEGYTISGIK, from the coding sequence ATGGCATTAAGAATGAAACATATAGAAAAAGGCCTGATGATCGCACTGCTCATTATCGGAGGACTGCTAATGATGGTGCCGTTCATCTGGATGATCGGCTCGTCCTTTAAACCTGAGAATGAATTTACTGTAATTCCGCCAACACTTTTTCCGAGCCACCCGACATTCTCCAACTACCGGGATTTGTTCTTGAAGATGGATTTTTTGATCTATTTGAAAAATACACTGATTATCGTGCTCTGCTCCTTTGTGGGGCTGTTTCTGAACGCGATGGCCGGTTACGCTTTTGCGAAATTTGATTTTCCCGGTAAAAACAAGTTTTTCTATATTATTCTGGCGACGATGATGATCCCCGGACAGGTGACGATGATTCCAACCTATCTGATCATTAACCAGCTGCATTTGGTGAACACGATGGCAGGGATCGTATTGCCGGGTCTGGTGGGGGCGTTCGCAATTTTCCTGTTCCGGCAGTTCATGACGACGATTCCTATCGATTTATTGGAGGCGGCAAGATTGGACGGGGCGGGCGAGCTGCGGATTTTCTTCCAGCTGATGGTACCGATCGTAAAACCGGTCTTTGCCGTACAGGGTATCCTGACCTTTATCGGGGCATGGAACAGCTTCCTGTGGCCGTTGATTATTGCCAATGATGAGAGATTGTACACCTTATCCGTAGGGCTGTCGCTGCTCAAAGGCCAATACGGAACCGAGTTCGGACTGCAAATGGCCGGAGCCGCGTTCATGGTCGTGCCGATTATTATTATATTTATCTTCTTCCAGAAGCATATCATAGAAGGATATACCATCTCCGGTATAAAATAA
- a CDS encoding sugar ABC transporter substrate-binding protein has protein sequence MKKKTGLVITSALLGFSLVAAGCGNSDNNSASGDNKTLKVWFMGTADTVTPIAKMYEEKNPGIKVEVQAIPWDNAHDKLLTAVASKNGPDVVQMGTTWIPEFAAAGALKDMAPYIEKYPSMKAENFFDGAVQTTKYEDKTVAIPFYVETRAMFYRTDLLGGVGYPEGPKTWDELKDASKKLVAKGGAGHYALPIEAKDSIYTAIFAWQNGSELIDSNRKPQFNQPAYVETINFLKSFYDEGLSPKGTDLDTVAAFKDGTMGMFISGPWMIQTVKEKAPEIDGKWAVTTLPAKKTNTSSIGGADLSIFNYSKNPDEAAKFIAFMAEQDAQLKFYETSNSMPALKAAWKNDALKDPMIQAFGKQLENSRPAPMVTEYEEIAKAAMASFEQITVGGADTQTELDKLNAKANELLGNK, from the coding sequence ATGAAGAAAAAAACAGGTTTAGTGATTACTTCAGCTTTATTGGGATTCTCGTTGGTTGCAGCAGGTTGCGGAAACTCCGATAATAACTCAGCATCTGGCGACAACAAAACATTGAAGGTGTGGTTCATGGGTACTGCGGACACCGTGACACCGATTGCCAAGATGTATGAAGAAAAAAATCCCGGCATCAAAGTGGAAGTTCAAGCTATTCCTTGGGATAATGCACATGACAAATTGCTGACTGCCGTAGCTTCCAAGAACGGTCCGGACGTAGTTCAAATGGGTACAACCTGGATTCCTGAATTTGCGGCTGCCGGAGCGCTGAAGGATATGGCGCCTTATATCGAAAAATATCCAAGCATGAAAGCGGAGAACTTTTTCGATGGAGCTGTTCAAACGACCAAATATGAAGATAAGACAGTAGCTATTCCTTTCTATGTTGAAACCCGGGCCATGTTCTACCGCACGGATTTGCTGGGTGGCGTTGGTTATCCTGAAGGTCCTAAGACCTGGGATGAGCTCAAGGATGCGAGCAAGAAGCTGGTAGCCAAAGGCGGAGCCGGACATTATGCACTTCCAATCGAAGCGAAGGATTCGATCTACACCGCAATCTTTGCCTGGCAGAACGGAAGCGAACTGATTGACAGCAACCGTAAGCCACAGTTCAACCAGCCGGCATATGTGGAAACGATTAATTTTCTGAAGAGCTTCTACGATGAAGGGCTGTCCCCTAAAGGTACGGATCTGGATACCGTTGCCGCATTTAAGGATGGCACCATGGGGATGTTCATCAGCGGTCCTTGGATGATTCAGACTGTTAAGGAAAAAGCGCCGGAAATTGACGGCAAATGGGCTGTAACCACATTGCCTGCGAAGAAAACCAATACCTCCTCTATCGGCGGTGCGGACCTGTCCATTTTCAACTACAGTAAGAATCCGGATGAAGCCGCGAAGTTCATTGCATTCATGGCTGAACAGGATGCACAGCTGAAATTCTATGAAACCTCCAACTCTATGCCTGCACTTAAGGCTGCTTGGAAGAATGATGCTCTGAAAGATCCAATGATCCAAGCCTTCGGCAAACAGCTTGAGAATAGCCGTCCTGCCCCAATGGTTACTGAATATGAAGAAATTGCCAAAGCAGCTATGGCTTCGTTCGAACAGATCACGGTGGGCGGTGCCGATACCCAAACGGAACTTGACAAGTTGAACGCTAAGGCTAATGAACTACTCGGCAACAAGTAA
- a CDS encoding carbohydrate ABC transporter permease, with the protein MFIAPAVILLTLFSIIPIIIALVISFTDMDLVGLADYSNISSAGFANYINIFKDPVFLKSMYNTLIYVVIGVPLVVLASMGVALLLNYGTSWLFKSFRVIYYMPSITNIVAVAVVWGYLYNGSYGLFNYILSIFGLPAQQWLQDPTLAKLSLILLAFWKSIGLNMIIFLAALQGIPRSYYEAAEIDGATGWKKLRYITVPLLGFATFFVTITTLIGWIQFFEEPLVMTKGGPLNATMSMALFIYNNGFQLSKFGYAAAGSFVLFIIIIIVTLIQFAVKKKEVEY; encoded by the coding sequence ATGTTTATCGCACCTGCCGTAATCCTGCTGACCTTATTCTCCATTATTCCGATCATTATCGCGCTGGTCATCAGCTTTACCGATATGGATTTGGTCGGACTTGCGGATTATTCGAATATCAGCAGTGCGGGTTTTGCGAATTATATCAATATTTTTAAAGACCCGGTCTTCTTGAAATCCATGTACAATACGTTGATTTATGTAGTAATTGGGGTACCGCTCGTGGTGCTCGCCTCCATGGGGGTTGCCCTGCTGCTCAATTATGGAACAAGCTGGCTGTTCAAAAGCTTCCGTGTCATCTACTACATGCCGTCCATCACCAACATTGTGGCCGTGGCCGTGGTATGGGGATACCTGTATAACGGCAGCTATGGGCTTTTCAACTATATTCTGTCTATCTTTGGACTCCCGGCTCAGCAATGGCTTCAGGACCCGACACTGGCGAAATTATCACTGATCCTGCTGGCGTTCTGGAAATCCATCGGGCTTAATATGATTATTTTTCTGGCGGCACTGCAGGGCATTCCCCGCTCTTATTATGAAGCGGCTGAGATTGACGGAGCGACCGGCTGGAAGAAGCTGCGCTACATCACGGTTCCTCTGCTGGGATTTGCTACTTTCTTTGTGACCATTACGACCTTGATTGGCTGGATTCAATTCTTCGAAGAACCGCTGGTTATGACTAAGGGCGGACCGCTGAATGCAACGATGTCAATGGCGCTCTTCATTTATAACAACGGCTTCCAGCTCAGCAAGTTTGGTTATGCGGCTGCCGGTTCGTTTGTGCTGTTCATCATCATTATTATCGTGACGCTCATTCAATTCGCGGTCAAAAAGAAAGAAGTGGAATATTAA
- a CDS encoding DUF4179 domain-containing protein, with amino-acid sequence MISSSEEQTLQADALRMQADLDQDQGVSNSALRLAIQTGMERGQQRMKKRVFSKGMGFSAAAAVVVAAVLFILPYFHSAPQPVSTRQSVNWGELEVFKGNAISSLDEPTLDSAIRNGYIQLVNQKAEANGYTITLNAVTADENKIMYLYTATTDDKQEIYSINSAKMKDRITNGYLNTTTQTGGNVTIPELEKNHVFYGRGVVELDRTEPFPQQLEAEFRIASVNPGKLADRKTGTIMADMHYSSVLKVRFALDPKFQEYKTQIVKPDLPFTLNGHEVVLSQVEMSPLLIRARVALKNPAENNWKTREGIMESTLIQGITSKVQGEPVQLSPVSGNGTEDGFEYAFASSWLNDPESLVLKIKERESFDKPDIQLEIYNKK; translated from the coding sequence ATGATCAGTAGCAGCGAAGAGCAAACATTGCAGGCCGATGCACTGCGTATGCAGGCAGATCTGGATCAGGACCAGGGGGTTAGCAATTCCGCCTTAAGGCTGGCAATCCAAACAGGGATGGAGCGGGGGCAGCAGAGAATGAAAAAACGTGTGTTCTCCAAGGGCATGGGATTCAGTGCAGCCGCAGCCGTAGTTGTCGCAGCCGTACTTTTTATCCTTCCTTATTTTCACTCTGCTCCACAGCCTGTCAGCACCCGTCAGTCAGTGAACTGGGGGGAGCTTGAAGTGTTCAAAGGGAACGCCATATCCAGTTTGGATGAGCCTACGCTAGATTCGGCAATTCGAAACGGGTACATTCAGCTGGTGAATCAAAAGGCAGAAGCTAATGGATATACGATTACACTAAATGCCGTTACGGCAGACGAAAATAAGATTATGTATTTATACACGGCCACTACCGATGACAAGCAGGAGATTTACAGCATTAACAGTGCAAAAATGAAAGATCGTATAACTAACGGCTATCTGAACACCACGACTCAGACGGGAGGCAATGTGACGATCCCCGAACTGGAGAAAAACCATGTGTTTTACGGGCGCGGCGTTGTGGAGCTGGATCGTACGGAACCTTTTCCGCAGCAGCTGGAGGCAGAATTCAGGATCGCTTCAGTGAATCCCGGCAAGCTGGCCGACAGGAAAACAGGGACAATCATGGCAGATATGCATTATTCTTCGGTTTTGAAGGTCCGCTTTGCGCTTGATCCCAAATTTCAGGAATACAAGACTCAGATCGTGAAGCCAGATTTGCCGTTCACCTTAAACGGGCATGAGGTTGTGCTTAGTCAGGTGGAAATGTCTCCACTTCTTATACGGGCAAGAGTAGCCTTGAAGAATCCGGCCGAGAACAATTGGAAAACCAGGGAAGGCATCATGGAGAGTACTCTTATTCAGGGAATAACGTCGAAGGTTCAGGGGGAACCCGTACAGCTCAGTCCGGTTTCAGGCAATGGTACGGAGGACGGTTTTGAATATGCGTTCGCCAGCAGTTGGCTGAATGATCCGGAGTCGCTTGTGCTGAAGATTAAAGAGCGTGAGTCCTTTGACAAACCGGATATTCAGCTTGAAATTTACAATAAAAAGTAA